From Halostagnicola kamekurae, the proteins below share one genomic window:
- a CDS encoding alkaline phosphatase family protein: MEGTDGDCKLLVIGIDAGCLPVLQPVFDSGTAPTMQRLVEDGSSGPLESQIPPWTASAWPSMYTGKNPGKHGVFDFLSFDGYEWDVVNSTHVRERAVWELLSENDVTSVVVNVPVTHPPRSFDGALVPGMTAPEDPDCHPNGVLEDIKAECGGYQVYPQGGNYADGEIEGYEETIERRGEAFRYLCRRFEPQFGFVQFQQTDSVFHERPGDTEAIEAVYGAVDREIEATIEAVEPENVLLVSDHGMGTVEGHEFRVNEFLRDRGDLVARSGGEGMPDWSQAWRNDLLDGEEAGDHSPGAVERAMNVAAKFGITTQRIANTLDTVGLKEPIGKRVPNDMIRAASEQVDFPESAVYVRSKSELGLRINLEGREPNGQVPASEYESFRAALIEELREVRTPDGEAMFEAVEPRETYFHGPELGNAPDILTVPAGFDNAIVADLEKETFGEPMEPWNHKRTGIVAAAGTAFDESATLSEATIFDIAPTICSLFDVSIDAAMDGEVLPIVDAGEQAEYPAYEPSPIATTDDAAVEDRLSDLGYL, from the coding sequence ATGGAAGGTACGGACGGCGATTGTAAACTTCTCGTCATCGGCATCGATGCCGGTTGTCTCCCGGTGTTGCAGCCGGTATTCGATTCCGGAACGGCACCGACGATGCAACGACTCGTCGAGGACGGTTCGAGCGGCCCGCTCGAGTCCCAGATCCCGCCCTGGACGGCCAGCGCGTGGCCCTCGATGTACACCGGGAAAAACCCCGGCAAACACGGCGTGTTCGATTTTCTGTCCTTCGACGGCTACGAGTGGGACGTCGTCAATTCGACCCACGTTCGCGAACGAGCGGTGTGGGAACTGCTGAGCGAGAACGACGTTACGAGCGTGGTCGTCAACGTCCCCGTCACGCATCCGCCCCGATCGTTCGACGGGGCGCTCGTACCGGGAATGACGGCTCCGGAAGATCCCGACTGCCACCCCAACGGCGTGCTCGAGGACATCAAAGCCGAGTGTGGCGGCTACCAGGTCTACCCGCAGGGCGGAAACTACGCCGACGGGGAGATCGAGGGGTACGAAGAGACGATCGAGCGCAGAGGCGAGGCGTTTCGATACCTCTGTCGGCGGTTCGAACCCCAGTTCGGGTTCGTCCAGTTCCAGCAGACCGACTCGGTGTTTCACGAACGCCCGGGCGATACGGAGGCGATCGAAGCGGTCTACGGCGCGGTCGACCGAGAGATCGAGGCGACGATCGAGGCGGTCGAACCGGAGAACGTCTTGCTCGTCAGCGATCACGGCATGGGGACGGTCGAGGGCCACGAGTTCAGAGTCAACGAGTTCCTCCGCGACCGCGGGGACCTCGTCGCACGGAGCGGCGGCGAGGGGATGCCCGACTGGTCGCAGGCCTGGCGTAACGACCTTCTCGACGGCGAAGAGGCAGGCGATCACTCACCCGGTGCGGTCGAACGCGCGATGAACGTCGCCGCGAAGTTCGGGATTACAACCCAGCGGATTGCGAACACGCTCGACACGGTCGGGTTGAAAGAACCGATCGGAAAGCGCGTTCCGAACGACATGATCCGGGCGGCGAGCGAACAGGTGGATTTCCCCGAGTCGGCGGTGTACGTCCGTTCGAAGAGCGAGCTCGGCTTACGGATCAACCTCGAGGGCCGCGAACCGAACGGGCAGGTGCCGGCGTCGGAGTACGAGTCGTTCCGAGCGGCCCTGATCGAGGAGTTACGAGAGGTTCGAACGCCCGACGGCGAGGCGATGTTCGAGGCGGTCGAGCCGCGTGAGACGTACTTCCACGGCCCCGAACTCGGGAACGCGCCGGACATCCTCACCGTTCCGGCCGGGTTCGACAACGCGATCGTCGCCGACCTCGAGAAGGAGACCTTCGGCGAGCCGATGGAGCCCTGGAATCACAAGCGGACGGGAATCGTCGCGGCCGCGGGGACGGCGTTCGACGAGAGCGCGACGCTTTCGGAGGCGACGATCTTCGACATCGCGCCGACGATCTGCTCGCTTTTCGACGTCTCGATCGACGCGGCAATGGACGGGGAGGTCCTTCCGATCGTCGACGCCGGCGAGCAAGCGGAGTACCCCGCCTACGAGCCGAGTCCGATCGCAACGACCGACGACGCCGCCGTCGAAGATCGACTCTCCGACCTCGGATATCTCTAA
- a CDS encoding lipid II:glycine glycyltransferase FemX: MGIDIRVLDTETDAEEWNRYVERSPGTNPFFRAEALELQAADSETTPHLLAGFKGQEAVGLFPVFEYNKGPITGVFSPAPFSWSCYLGPALLNVDKLKQRKADRRTKRFLEGCLEWIESELSPVYTKFVAAEFPDVRPFTWNGYEVEPGYTYVLDLDRSTDDLLDRFSSDARSNIRNAPEDRYVVEEGTIDDIDRIVDQVRARYESQGQSYQMNNGFARSLYQLLPDGAIRPYVCRVDGEFVGGILVVESETTRYRWQGGVKPDADVDVSINDVLDWHVIRDGAENGLERYDLVGAGVPSINRYKAKFNPELRSQFTITNGSYGVNLLIDRYRKFR; encoded by the coding sequence ATGGGTATCGATATCCGCGTTCTCGACACGGAGACGGACGCAGAGGAGTGGAATCGGTACGTCGAACGGTCGCCGGGGACGAACCCGTTCTTCCGAGCCGAAGCCCTCGAGTTGCAGGCCGCGGACTCGGAGACCACACCGCACCTGCTCGCGGGGTTCAAAGGCCAGGAAGCCGTCGGGCTCTTCCCGGTCTTCGAGTACAACAAGGGGCCGATTACGGGCGTCTTTTCGCCGGCGCCGTTCTCGTGGTCGTGTTATCTCGGGCCGGCGCTATTGAACGTCGACAAGCTCAAACAGCGAAAGGCCGATCGCCGAACGAAACGGTTCCTCGAGGGCTGTCTCGAGTGGATCGAGTCGGAGCTATCGCCCGTCTATACCAAGTTCGTCGCGGCGGAGTTTCCCGACGTTCGGCCGTTCACCTGGAACGGCTACGAGGTCGAGCCCGGATACACCTACGTACTCGATCTCGACAGGTCCACCGACGACCTGCTGGATCGGTTCAGTAGCGACGCGCGATCTAACATCCGCAACGCCCCGGAGGACCGGTACGTCGTCGAAGAGGGCACGATCGACGACATCGACCGGATCGTCGACCAGGTCAGAGCGCGGTACGAGAGTCAAGGCCAGTCCTACCAGATGAACAACGGGTTCGCCCGGTCGCTATATCAGTTGCTGCCAGACGGCGCGATACGACCGTACGTCTGCCGCGTCGACGGCGAATTCGTCGGGGGCATCCTCGTCGTCGAATCGGAGACGACGCGCTACCGGTGGCAAGGCGGGGTGAAACCCGACGCGGACGTCGACGTCTCGATCAATGACGTACTGGACTGGCACGTGATTCGGGATGGGGCCGAAAACGGGCTCGAACGGTACGACCTCGTCGGGGCGGGTGTGCCGAGTATCAACCGCTATAAGGCGAAGTTCAACCCGGAGCTTCGATCGCAGTTTACCATCACGAACGGATCCTACGGCGTGAACCTCCTGATCGATCGGTATCGGAAATTTAGGTGA
- a CDS encoding NAD-dependent epimerase/dehydratase family protein — protein MRVLVTGGCGYIGSALVPMLLDDDRVSAVAVLDSLASGTPANLSGCIGETLQFRRGDVREYGDVERAMREADVVIHLAAITGAASTHDRREETFAVNLDGTKNVLTAAGKFDVEHVVFASSCNNYGRAASTDIDEETDQDPLNPYAETKVEAEHLLAEAMDEYGFDGTALRMSTNYGWSPGIRFNLVVNHFVFRGLTDRPLTVYGDGNNWRPFIHVNDAARAYAHAALNPASWPKAVYNVGSNDGNHRISEIAEIVRDELDRELDITYLEDEHPGPSYHVNFDRLEETGFTTELTLRDGVRDLANRMQRRNTRLIEA, from the coding sequence ATGCGCGTTCTCGTAACTGGTGGGTGCGGGTACATCGGAAGCGCGCTCGTCCCGATGCTGCTCGACGATGACCGAGTTAGTGCTGTCGCCGTCCTCGACTCGCTCGCGTCGGGAACGCCGGCGAATCTCAGCGGCTGTATCGGCGAGACGTTGCAGTTTCGACGCGGCGACGTCAGAGAGTACGGTGACGTCGAACGTGCGATGCGCGAGGCCGATGTCGTTATCCATCTGGCGGCGATCACCGGCGCGGCCTCCACGCACGACCGTCGCGAGGAGACGTTCGCGGTCAACCTCGACGGGACGAAAAACGTACTCACTGCCGCCGGAAAGTTCGATGTCGAACACGTCGTGTTCGCCTCGTCTTGTAACAACTACGGCCGAGCGGCCAGTACGGACATCGACGAGGAAACCGATCAGGACCCGCTCAATCCGTACGCCGAGACGAAAGTCGAGGCCGAACACCTCCTCGCGGAGGCGATGGACGAATACGGATTCGACGGAACCGCACTCCGGATGAGTACGAACTACGGATGGTCGCCGGGGATCCGATTCAATCTCGTGGTGAACCACTTCGTGTTTCGCGGGCTCACCGATCGACCGCTAACCGTCTACGGCGACGGAAACAACTGGCGTCCGTTCATCCACGTCAACGACGCGGCGCGGGCGTACGCCCACGCCGCGTTGAACCCCGCGTCTTGGCCGAAGGCCGTTTATAACGTCGGTTCTAACGACGGTAATCATCGCATCTCCGAAATCGCCGAGATCGTCCGAGACGAACTCGACCGAGAGTTAGACATCACGTACCTCGAGGACGAACACCCCGGCCCGTCCTATCACGTGAACTTCGACCGGCTCGAGGAAACGGGGTTCACCACGGAGTTGACGCTTCGTGATGGTGTCCGAGATCTAGCAAATCGAATGCAACGGCGTAACACGAGGCTGATCGAGGCATGA
- the glmS gene encoding glutamine--fructose-6-phosphate transaminase (isomerizing) — MCGIVGSVGTESAGPIVYSGLENLDYRGYDSAGIALVGRELTVAKQAGEVSELRVPDVSDATCGIGHTRWSTHGPPTDANAHPHISQNGTVAVVHNGIIENYESLKARLLKAGYEFSSDTDTEVIPHLLERELDDGHDLLAALERVVDFLEGSYAIAAVRAGSDRIVATRHESPLVVGHGDEAAFIASDVTAFLDRTRDVTYLEDGDIVSLEDNGVSVYHDGERVNRAIETVDWDADAAEKGGYEHYMRKEIHEQPSALRQTLSSRLDVDRGEVDLDLDFPQGYLESLEEIQFVACGTSYYASQYTAQLLEEFADVRATVTIASEYEFEGGRDPWRTLVVAVTQSGETADTLGAIRRAAGAGARTLAVTNTLGSTVTRETNDTLFIRAGPEIGVAATKTFASQVATLALLTVAIGRGRGALSTADARDVLEDLRALPGAVQQVLDEEEQVLAAAREYQDSDAFFFVGRRFGYPVALEGALKLKEISYDHAEGFAAGELKHGPLALVSDQTPVLAVLTTGADGDETRNNLTEAQTRRAPAIGVVTAGIRTKSLDWALEVPAVGVFEPLVANVYFQMFAYHIANLKERSIDKPRNLAKSVTVE, encoded by the coding sequence ATGTGTGGGATCGTCGGCTCAGTTGGTACCGAATCGGCCGGCCCGATCGTCTACAGCGGCCTCGAGAATCTCGACTACCGCGGCTACGACTCCGCCGGGATCGCGCTCGTCGGCCGCGAACTGACGGTCGCGAAACAGGCGGGCGAAGTGAGCGAGCTACGCGTTCCGGACGTCTCGGACGCCACCTGCGGGATCGGGCACACTCGCTGGTCGACTCACGGGCCGCCGACTGATGCGAACGCTCATCCACACATCAGTCAAAACGGCACCGTCGCCGTCGTCCACAACGGTATTATCGAGAACTACGAGTCACTGAAAGCGCGGCTCCTGAAGGCTGGCTACGAGTTCTCGAGTGACACCGACACCGAAGTAATCCCGCACCTGCTCGAGCGAGAACTCGACGACGGCCACGACCTATTGGCTGCCCTCGAACGCGTCGTCGACTTTCTCGAGGGCAGCTACGCGATCGCCGCCGTCCGCGCCGGCAGCGACCGAATCGTCGCGACGCGTCACGAGAGCCCGCTCGTGGTCGGTCACGGTGACGAGGCCGCGTTCATCGCGAGTGATGTGACGGCATTCCTTGATCGGACCCGCGACGTAACCTATCTCGAGGACGGCGACATCGTATCACTCGAGGACAACGGTGTGTCGGTGTACCACGACGGTGAACGAGTAAACCGAGCTATCGAAACTGTCGACTGGGACGCCGACGCTGCAGAGAAGGGAGGATACGAACACTACATGCGAAAGGAGATCCACGAGCAGCCATCAGCACTTCGGCAAACACTGTCCAGTCGGCTCGACGTGGATCGAGGCGAGGTCGATCTCGACCTCGACTTCCCGCAGGGCTATCTCGAGTCCCTCGAGGAGATCCAGTTCGTCGCCTGTGGCACGTCCTACTACGCGAGCCAGTACACGGCGCAGTTGCTCGAAGAGTTCGCGGATGTCCGCGCGACAGTGACAATCGCCAGCGAATACGAGTTCGAGGGCGGGCGCGATCCCTGGCGGACCCTCGTCGTCGCCGTCACCCAGAGCGGCGAGACGGCGGATACGCTCGGTGCGATTCGCCGCGCCGCCGGTGCGGGGGCGCGGACGCTCGCTGTAACGAACACGCTCGGAAGCACCGTGACGAGAGAGACCAACGATACGTTGTTTATTCGCGCCGGCCCGGAGATCGGTGTCGCCGCGACGAAGACGTTCGCCTCACAGGTCGCGACGCTCGCACTGCTCACGGTCGCGATCGGACGCGGTCGGGGGGCGCTCTCGACGGCGGATGCGCGTGATGTTCTGGAAGATTTACGCGCGTTGCCCGGAGCCGTTCAGCAGGTCCTCGACGAAGAAGAGCAGGTGCTCGCGGCCGCTCGAGAATATCAGGACTCGGACGCGTTCTTTTTCGTCGGGCGGCGGTTCGGCTACCCCGTTGCGCTCGAAGGAGCGCTGAAGCTGAAGGAAATCTCGTACGACCACGCGGAAGGGTTCGCTGCGGGCGAGTTGAAACATGGGCCACTCGCACTGGTCTCGGACCAAACGCCCGTGCTCGCTGTCCTGACGACTGGTGCGGACGGGGATGAGACGAGGAATAATCTGACCGAAGCACAGACTCGACGTGCACCGGCAATTGGTGTTGTCACAGCGGGAATTCGAACGAAATCGTTAGATTGGGCGCTCGAGGTCCCTGCAGTCGGCGTATTTGAGCCGCTCGTCGCGAACGTCTACTTCCAGATGTTTGCGTATCACATCGCGAATTTAAAAGAGCGGTCGATCGACAAACCGCGGAACCTGGCCAAGAGCGTGACAGTCGAATAA
- a CDS encoding DegT/DnrJ/EryC1/StrS family aminotransferase, whose translation MISATPSLSLWALSSARPADFESLLEQYVTAYAFYGSGKVALRDGLETVSNAGQNVLLPAYLPDAVAEPIVELGLEPRFYAITETLGPDVDDLRDRIDSDTAAVVSVNYFGFPQSGLETISSITSEYGCYHVDDNAHSPLSMDGDTLLGTVGDIGITSLWKQLPVPNGALLYLNTDTLAESYTPSRYEGVRDRFDATDCRFLLKSIAFELFDRNARLRESIDTLVSGSGVGRVTASPRERYENGKSQLSNLTHRVFVDADPDSIRASRRSNFSAWQRVLETRSDVAPVFDTLPDGICPQVFPVRAGAPTRLLRQLDRVGVDGAHTWPRLSASVENDPTYETSRKLSETTVVLPVHQHIDPTAIEAVGDALSR comes from the coding sequence ATGATCAGCGCGACGCCGTCGCTGTCTCTGTGGGCCCTCTCGAGCGCTCGCCCCGCGGATTTCGAGTCACTTCTCGAACAGTATGTAACCGCGTACGCTTTCTACGGCTCGGGAAAGGTCGCGCTCCGTGACGGGCTAGAAACCGTTTCGAATGCGGGACAGAACGTTCTCCTTCCGGCGTACCTCCCGGATGCCGTCGCCGAACCGATCGTCGAACTCGGCCTCGAGCCCCGATTTTACGCGATTACCGAGACGCTCGGCCCCGACGTAGACGATCTGCGCGACAGGATAGATTCCGACACCGCGGCGGTCGTCTCGGTCAACTACTTCGGCTTTCCCCAGTCCGGCCTCGAGACGATCTCGTCGATCACCAGCGAGTACGGGTGCTATCACGTCGACGACAACGCTCACTCCCCGCTGAGCATGGACGGGGACACACTGCTCGGTACCGTCGGGGATATCGGGATCACGAGCCTCTGGAAACAGCTTCCGGTCCCGAACGGCGCTCTCTTGTACCTCAATACGGATACTCTCGCGGAATCCTACACCCCCTCGAGGTACGAGGGCGTCCGCGACCGCTTCGACGCGACCGATTGTCGATTCCTCCTGAAGTCGATCGCGTTCGAGTTGTTCGATCGGAACGCCCGACTCCGCGAATCGATCGACACGCTCGTCAGCGGAAGCGGCGTCGGCCGGGTAACGGCCTCCCCGCGAGAGCGCTACGAGAACGGCAAGTCCCAACTGTCGAATCTCACACATCGGGTCTTCGTCGACGCCGACCCCGACTCGATCCGGGCCAGCCGACGGTCGAACTTCTCGGCGTGGCAGCGGGTCCTCGAGACGCGATCCGACGTCGCCCCCGTTTTCGACACGCTGCCCGACGGCATCTGCCCGCAGGTGTTCCCGGTCCGCGCCGGGGCCCCGACTCGGCTTCTCCGGCAACTCGATCGCGTCGGCGTCGACGGCGCGCACACCTGGCCGCGGCTCTCGGCGTCAGTCGAGAACGATCCGACCTACGAAACGTCGAGAAAGCTCTCTGAGACGACGGTCGTTCTCCCCGTCCACCAGCACATCGATCCAACTGCGATCGAGGCGGTCGGGGACGCCCTCTCGAGATGA
- a CDS encoding sugar phosphate nucleotidyltransferase has protein sequence MEAETVSAVVLAAGEGRRLEPLTNRRPKPMIPVANRPILEYVVSAIADAGLEKIVLVVGYQQERIRNYFGDGDDWGIDIEYVVQKKQLGTAHAVLQAESAVSNSFLVLNGDRLVDASLVERVRSETEGSDGPVMAITRTEHASDYGVVTVADDRVTAITEKPTDPVASELINAGVYGFEPSIFDAIRSTPTDRGELAITTTLERVAADQPIRAVRYRGRWLDVSHLWDLLAVNAATVDDDRTPSREGRAIAADTAIGSDVAIGPHATVGGSTAIGDNVTIESNAVLSNAVVFPDAVIESGAVVRDAIIAENATVGANATIAGGSATITVDGTVHDAVNLGGVVGDNASVGSGATVNPGTVLGDGATVDHGLNVSGRIEPDAVVRRG, from the coding sequence ATGGAAGCGGAAACCGTGTCAGCTGTCGTACTTGCAGCTGGCGAGGGACGCCGGCTCGAGCCACTGACTAACCGGCGTCCCAAACCGATGATTCCCGTTGCGAACCGTCCGATACTCGAGTACGTCGTGTCGGCGATCGCGGATGCGGGACTCGAGAAGATCGTCCTGGTCGTTGGCTATCAACAGGAGCGAATTCGGAATTACTTCGGCGATGGCGACGACTGGGGGATCGACATCGAGTACGTCGTCCAGAAGAAACAGCTCGGAACGGCTCACGCGGTCTTACAGGCCGAATCCGCCGTTTCGAATTCGTTTCTCGTCCTGAATGGGGACCGACTCGTCGACGCGTCGCTCGTCGAACGCGTTCGAAGCGAGACCGAAGGGAGCGACGGCCCGGTGATGGCGATCACCCGAACGGAACACGCGAGTGACTACGGCGTCGTGACGGTTGCGGACGATCGCGTCACGGCGATCACGGAGAAACCGACCGACCCCGTCGCGTCCGAACTTATCAACGCTGGCGTCTACGGATTCGAGCCGTCCATCTTCGACGCGATTCGATCGACGCCGACCGATCGTGGCGAACTGGCGATCACGACGACACTCGAGCGCGTCGCGGCCGACCAACCGATCCGCGCCGTCAGATATCGCGGCCGTTGGCTCGACGTCTCACACCTCTGGGATCTACTTGCTGTCAACGCAGCAACCGTCGATGACGACAGAACCCCCTCGCGGGAGGGGCGCGCGATCGCCGCAGATACGGCGATCGGGTCCGACGTGGCGATCGGTCCGCACGCGACCGTCGGCGGCAGCACCGCCATCGGGGACAACGTGACGATCGAATCGAACGCAGTGCTCTCGAACGCGGTCGTCTTTCCCGATGCGGTCATCGAGTCGGGGGCCGTCGTTCGCGACGCGATCATCGCGGAGAACGCAACTGTCGGCGCGAATGCGACTATCGCGGGCGGCAGCGCGACGATCACCGTCGACGGTACGGTCCACGACGCCGTCAATCTCGGTGGCGTCGTCGGCGACAATGCGTCCGTCGGAAGCGGCGCGACCGTCAATCCTGGGACCGTCCTTGGCGATGGGGCAACCGTCGATCACGGTCTGAACGTGAGCGGTCGAATTGAACCCGACGCGGTCGTTAGGAGGGGATAA
- the glmM gene encoding phosphoglucosamine mutase: MFGTSGIRGRVGEDVTASLALEVGRALGSEGYERVVVGRDSRESGSMLLDALAAGLCECGSDVLEIEGELAATPTIARAVDWADADAGVVVTASHNPPEDNGIKLWTPSGKAFGPDRRAAIAERVESDAVDYADWDETGDRTTLSGATAAHASAIRSSVDLREPLSVIVDVGNGAGQITATVLEQLGCTVRTLNAQPDGSFPGRPSEPTAETLESLETLVGESDADLGVAHDGDADRMMAVDETGTFVPKDSLLALFAREEVGEGDRVAAPVDTSLAVEDALTDRGGSLVRTKVGDVYVAQRATDADVVFGGEPSGAWIWPDETLCPDGPLAACKLAELVAADGPLSSLESEIDSYPIRRGAIESDDKSRQMERVERRVLETYDDVDARDGVRVETDDGWFLIRASGTQPIVRVTAEARRTDRTADLFETATQLVRE, encoded by the coding sequence ATGTTCGGAACGAGCGGCATCCGCGGTCGCGTCGGCGAGGACGTAACGGCATCGCTGGCACTCGAGGTCGGGCGTGCGCTCGGCTCTGAGGGGTACGAACGGGTCGTCGTCGGGCGAGACAGCAGAGAGAGCGGTTCGATGTTGCTCGACGCCCTCGCGGCCGGGCTGTGTGAGTGCGGGAGCGACGTCCTCGAGATCGAGGGGGAACTCGCGGCCACGCCGACGATCGCTCGAGCGGTCGACTGGGCCGACGCCGACGCGGGGGTCGTCGTGACCGCCTCGCACAATCCGCCAGAGGACAACGGAATCAAGCTCTGGACGCCGTCGGGGAAAGCGTTCGGCCCCGATCGCCGGGCCGCTATCGCCGAGCGAGTCGAGTCGGACGCGGTGGACTACGCAGACTGGGACGAGACGGGCGATCGAACGACGCTTTCGGGAGCCACGGCGGCGCACGCGTCGGCGATCCGCTCGAGCGTCGACCTTCGGGAACCGCTGTCGGTGATCGTCGACGTCGGAAACGGCGCGGGTCAGATCACGGCGACGGTGCTCGAGCAGCTTGGGTGTACGGTCCGGACCCTGAACGCGCAGCCGGACGGTTCGTTCCCCGGGCGACCGAGCGAGCCGACCGCGGAGACCCTCGAGTCCCTCGAGACGCTCGTCGGCGAAAGCGACGCCGATCTCGGTGTCGCCCACGACGGCGATGCCGACCGAATGATGGCCGTCGACGAGACCGGAACCTTCGTCCCGAAGGATTCTCTCCTCGCGCTGTTCGCTCGCGAGGAGGTCGGGGAGGGAGACCGCGTCGCAGCGCCGGTCGATACCAGCCTGGCTGTCGAAGACGCGCTGACCGACCGCGGTGGATCGCTCGTTCGAACCAAAGTCGGGGACGTCTACGTCGCACAGCGGGCGACCGACGCGGACGTCGTCTTCGGCGGCGAACCGAGCGGGGCGTGGATCTGGCCCGACGAGACCCTTTGCCCCGACGGCCCGCTCGCCGCCTGCAAACTCGCGGAGCTCGTCGCCGCCGACGGGCCACTCTCGAGTCTCGAGTCGGAGATCGACTCGTATCCCATTCGCCGCGGGGCCATCGAGTCCGACGACAAATCGCGGCAGATGGAACGCGTCGAACGGCGCGTTCTCGAGACCTACGACGACGTGGACGCTCGAGACGGCGTCCGCGTCGAAACCGACGACGGCTGGTTTTTGATCCGCGCGAGTGGGACCCAACCGATCGTCCGTGTCACGGCGGAGGCGCGTCGTACCGATCGTACCGCGGATCTCTTCGAGACGGCGACGCAACTCGTTCGAGAGTGA
- a CDS encoding NAD-dependent epimerase/dehydratase family protein, with amino-acid sequence MSILVTGGDGYLGWPTALRIGTNTDSRVVLVDNFGRRDWVESVGSTSAVPIASIDERLDAAEETLGVDTLSFVEGDLTDRAFVDELLSIHEPETVVHTAAQPSAPYSQINGERANFTQHNNLQSTRNLLWGLSEHGLEDTHFIETTTTGVYGAPEFPIPEGGATMENAGERDEVPFPAMAGSWYHLTKSHDAANMRLAHKQFGIPISDVRTAITYGTETEETAADSRLSTRFDFDYHFGVVTHRFCAQAIAGYPMTVYGRGEQRKPFISLEDAVEGLARLALADPDTRPSDHVVYNQVTRSISIVEIAETIANVAAEFDLDVDVKHFENPREEDETHKLEIENDRYAALIDGQSTTFEDGVRQILETVLEYEDTVTAHEDRFLPGVLTSDEPDETVLEFEDSGPDEDVHPAANSEEK; translated from the coding sequence ATGAGCATCCTCGTCACCGGGGGAGATGGATACCTCGGATGGCCAACGGCACTGCGTATCGGAACCAACACCGATTCCCGCGTCGTTCTCGTCGATAACTTCGGCCGACGGGACTGGGTCGAGTCAGTCGGCTCGACGAGTGCCGTACCGATCGCGTCTATCGACGAACGATTGGATGCCGCCGAAGAGACGCTCGGAGTCGACACCCTCTCGTTCGTCGAAGGGGATTTGACCGACCGAGCGTTCGTCGATGAACTCCTCTCTATTCACGAACCAGAGACCGTCGTCCACACCGCAGCACAGCCGTCGGCCCCCTACTCCCAGATCAACGGGGAGCGTGCGAATTTCACCCAGCACAACAACCTGCAGTCGACGCGGAATCTCCTGTGGGGGCTCAGTGAACATGGTCTCGAGGACACCCATTTCATCGAAACGACGACCACCGGCGTGTACGGCGCACCGGAGTTTCCGATTCCCGAGGGCGGTGCGACGATGGAGAATGCGGGGGAGCGCGACGAGGTTCCCTTCCCGGCGATGGCGGGCAGCTGGTACCACCTGACCAAATCCCACGATGCGGCCAACATGCGGTTGGCTCACAAGCAGTTCGGTATCCCGATCTCGGACGTTCGGACGGCGATTACGTACGGGACTGAAACCGAGGAAACGGCGGCCGATTCGCGTCTGTCGACGCGGTTCGACTTCGATTACCACTTCGGCGTCGTTACCCACCGATTCTGTGCACAGGCGATTGCCGGCTATCCAATGACCGTCTACGGCAGAGGCGAACAGCGGAAACCGTTCATCTCACTCGAGGACGCGGTCGAGGGGCTGGCTCGCCTGGCGCTCGCCGATCCCGATACGAGACCGTCGGATCACGTCGTCTACAATCAGGTGACGCGGTCGATTAGCATCGTGGAAATCGCGGAAACGATCGCCAACGTCGCCGCCGAGTTCGATCTCGATGTCGACGTCAAACATTTCGAGAACCCGCGAGAGGAGGACGAAACCCACAAATTGGAGATCGAGAACGACCGATACGCCGCCCTCATCGACGGACAGTCGACCACGTTCGAGGACGGCGTCAGACAGATACTCGAGACAGTACTCGAGTACGAAGACACGGTCACGGCCCACGAGGACCGATTCCTTCCCGGCGTGTTGACCAGCGACGAACCCGACGAAACGGTACTCGAGTTCGAGGATTCGGGTCCGGACGAAGACGTGCACCCGGCAGCGAACTCCGAGGAGAAGTGA
- a CDS encoding DUF7563 family protein has translation MSTEPTETKWTPMTAGQQTTAPRCVTCGNQVTRQFARVFGDNRDVVHACPDCSTYREMKTSDYIPKEVR, from the coding sequence ATGTCGACGGAACCAACCGAAACCAAGTGGACGCCGATGACCGCCGGCCAACAGACGACCGCCCCTCGCTGTGTCACCTGTGGCAACCAGGTAACACGTCAGTTCGCACGCGTCTTCGGGGATAACCGCGACGTCGTCCACGCCTGCCCCGACTGTTCTACGTACCGCGAAATGAAAACGTCCGATTACATCCCGAAGGAAGTCCGATAG